The nucleotide window ATGTCCGGGCTTCTTAAAAAAACTGCTTTTCTAAGTCCGACAGGCTGCTAGCGCCTCAGTCACTGAGGCCAACAACGTCGTCGCATTCATGTTCATGAATTAACCCTCATTTTACCGGCCTGGCAAGAGCCGGTTTCAAAATCCTCGCAGAAAGGGGATGACAAGCGGGCCAAAATGGGTTTAAGTCGCTCGGTTTTATGCCGAAGCGCACGGACATACATTCGATTCTGATCGTCGGTTCCGGCCCAATCATCATTGGGCAGGCTTGTGAGTTTGATTATTCCGGTACCCAGGCGTGCAAGGCCCTCCGCGAAGAGGGGTACCGCGTCATCCTGATCAACTCCAATCCGGCCACCATCATGACGGACCCGGAATTTGCCGACCGCACCTATATTGAGCCGATTACGCCGGAGTGCGTGGAGAAGATCATTGTCCGCGAGAAAGCGACGATGGCGGCCATGGGTGCCCAGGGCAAACTGGTGCTGCTGCCCACCCTCGGCGGACAGACCGCCCTCAACACCGCCATGTCCCTTCACCGCAACGGCGCATTGGAGCGGCACGGCATCGAAATGATCGGCGCCAACGCGCACGCCATTGAACGAGGCGAAGACCGTCAGGTCTTCAAGGATTTGATGATTTCCATCGGGTTGGATGTGCCTGTCAGCGGCACCGCCCATACCTTGGACGAGGCCCGCACGGTGGCGGAGAGGATTGGCCGGTTTCCGGTTATCATCCGACCCGCGTACACCCTGGGTGGCACCGGCGGCGGTATTGCGTATAACCGCGAGGAATTCGAGGAAATTACCAAGCGCGGGCTCGACCTTTCGCCGGTGACCGAAATCCTCGTCGAGGAATCCCTGCTCGGCTGGAAGGAATTCGAAATGGAAGTGATGCGCGACAAGGCGGATAACTGCGTCATCATCTGCTCCATCGAAAATTTTGATCCCATGGGCATCCACACCGGCGACTCCATCACCGTGGCGCCGGTCCAGACGCTGACGGACAAAGAGTACCAGATCATGCGCGATGCCTCGTTCGCGGTCATTCGCGCGGTAGGCGTGGAAACCGGCGGATCGAACATCCAGTTTGCGGTGAACCCGGACAACGGGCGCATGACGATCATTGAGATGAATCCGCGGGTGTCGCGCTCTTCGGCGCTGGCCTCAAAAGCCACCGGCTTCCCGATTGCCAAGATTGCCGCCAAGCTCGCCGTGGGCTACCTGCTCGACGAAATCCGCAACGACATCACCCGCGAGACCCCGGCCAGCTTTGAGCCGACCATTGATTACGTGGTCACCAAGGTGCCGCGGTTTGCCTTCGAGAAATTTCCGCAGGCCGATCCCACCCTCAATACCCAGATGAAATCCGTGGGCGAGGCCATGGCCATTGGGCGCACCTTCAAGGAGTCTCTGCAAAAGGCGCTGCGTTCGCTGGAAATCGGGCGCTCCGGCCTGGGCGGCGACGGCAAGCCATGGCGCATTGGCACCGAGGTGTACGGCGACCGGGATATTCTCCCGCGCGATGTCATCACGCGCAAACTCAGCGTGCCAAACGCCGAGCGCATTTTCTTTTTGCGTCACGCCCTGCGGGCGGGCTTCACGCTCGAAGAAATTTTTGAGCTGACCAAGATTGACCGTTGGTTCCTGACGCAGCTCAAAGAAATCGTGGATTTCGAGGAAGTGCTGGCCGCCGAAAAACAGTAGGGAACGGGCAAAGCCGATGTTGTCCAGTATGAGTTAGCTCCCTATTTCCGCCTTTCCTATTCGTATGACGACGGTAGAGTCGCGGTGTGGCTGATAAACTTTACGATCTTCTACCGCGCGACGAGTGTCCCGGCAACGACCTGTTGCTGGGGCGGTTCCTGGAGTATGCGGAAGGCCGGGGGCTGACGCTGTATCCCGCCCAGGAAGCCGCCCTGCTCGAATTGTTCGAGGAAAAGAACGTCATCCTGAACACCCCCACTGGTTCCGGCAAATCGCTGGTGGCGGCGGCGTTGCATTTCAAGGCGATTGCCCAGGGCCGGCGCTCGGTGTACACGTGCCCGATCAAGGCGCTGGTCAATGAAAAGTGGCTGGCGTTGTGCCGCGAGTTTGGACCCGAAAATGTCGGGCTCAGCACCGGGGATGCCTCGGTGAACCGGGACGCACCCATCCTGTGCTGCACGGCGGAAATCCTGGCCAACATTGCGCTGCGCCAGGGGGAGAAAGCGCCCTTCCTGGATGTCGTCATGGACGAGTTTCATTATTACGCGGACCGCGAGCGCGGCGGGGCCTGGCAGATACCGTTGTTGACGCTGCCGCAGTCGCGGTTCCTGCTGATGTCCGCCACGTTGGGAGACACCGCCTTCTTCGAAGAAGAGTTGACGCGGTTGACTGGCAAAACCACGGTGGCGATTCAATCCGTGGATCGTCCGGTGCCGCTGGAATACTCATATGCGGAAACGCCGCTGGCGCAAACGTTGGAAATCCTGGTATCCAATGGGCGTAGTCCCGTCTATGTGGTGCATTTTACGCAACTCGAAGCCGCCCAAAGCGCGCAGGATTTCACCAGCATCAATGTCTGCACTCGCGAGGAAAAGAACGCCCTGGCCGCCGCGCTGGAAGGTTTCAAGTTCACCAGCCCGTATGGACCGGATTTGAAGAAATGGCTGCGGCACGGCATTGGCCTGCATCATGCCGGACTGTTGCCAAAGTATCGCGTACTGGTGGAACAACTCGCGCAAAAGGGCCTGCTCAAAGTGATCTGCGGCACGGACACCCTGGGGGTCGGCATCAACGTCCCCATCCGCACCGTGCTCTTCTCAAGGCTCTGCAAGTATGACGGCCAAAAGACCGGCATTCTCAGCGCGCGGGATTTCCATCAGATTGGCGGACGCGCCGGACGCAAGGGGTTCGATGACAAGGGCTGGGTGGTGGTACAGGCGCCCGAGCATGTGGTGGAAAATTTGAAGCTCGAGGAAAAATCCGCGCGCGACGGCAAGAAGTTTGTCAAACGCCGGCCGCCGGAACAGAACTTTGTCAACTGGGACAAGAACACCTTTCGCCGGCTCATCACCGCGCCGCCGGAGCGGTTGACCTCGCGTTTTCAGGTCACGCACGCCATGTTGCTCAACATGCTCAGCCGCGAGGGCGACGGTTGCCGGGCGATGCAGCGGCTCATAAAATGCTGCCATGATGCCCCCAAAGCCAGGGCTGTGCACCGCCAGCGCGCCTGGCAGTTGTTTCGCTCGCTGGTGGAACGCCGGATCATCGAGTTCATTCCCCGCACCGAGGCGGGCGCGCACCTGCGCGTCAATGTCGCGTTGCAGGATGATTTTTCGATGGATCAAACTCTGTCGCTCTACCTGCTCGACACGATTCCGTTTTTAACCACGCCGTCCACGGCCAACCCGGACACCGCCGCTGTGCCACCCGCTACGAATCAGGCACCCGGTGAGACCACGCCCGTCCCGTCGGAGCCACCCGCGCCGTCCACCGATAATTTTGAACTCGATCTGCTCACCCTCGTCGAATCCATTCTGGAAGACCCAGACGTTATTTTGCGCAAGCAACTCAACCGGGTGAAGGATCACAAGATGGCTGAGATGAAGCAGCAGGGCGTGGAATATGACGCGCGCATGGAGGAGTTGGAAAAGTGCGAATACCCCAAGCCGAAGCGGGAGTTTATTTACGCCACCTTCAACGCGTTCGCCGCCAAACATCCCTGGGTGGGCCAGGAAAATATCCGTCCCAAATCCATTGCCCGGGAGATGTTCGAGCAATTCCGCACCTTTGCCGATTACATAAAGGATTACGAGTTGCAACGCGCCGAGGGCGTGCTCCTGCGGTACTTGTCCAGCGTTCACAAGGTCCTGGCGCAAACCGTGCCGGACGCCGCCAAGACGGATACCCTGCGGGAAATGGAACTGTACCTGTACACCATGATCCGCCAGGTGGATTCCAGCCTGCTTGATGAGTGGGAAAAAATGCGGAATCCCAACTACCAGCCGCTCGCGCCGCAACCCGAGGCGCGGCCGCCGGGCGCAGAAGCCGCCGCCGCCGACATCACCCGCGACACCAAGGCGTTCACGGCCCTCATCCGCAACACTGTCTTTACGTTCTTGCGCGGACTCGCCGTCGGCGAATACGAACTGGCGCTGGGGCAATTAACCGCGCCGGAACCACCAGGTGAACCATGGACGGTCGCCCGCCTGGCGACGGCCATGGACCAATACTTCGCCGAGCATCAACAGCTTTGTCTGGACCCCAACGCGCGCAATGCACGCCACACCTACGTGACACCTTCCGAAGACAAAAGCGCCTGGCACGTTCAACAAATGCTGGTGGATCCCGAGGGGCACAACGATTGGGTGGCGGAATTTACCGTGGATCTGGCTCAATCACGCGCCGCTGGCGCACCAGTACTGCGGTTAATCAAGCTGGGCAGCCTCGGTTGACAGAAGGAACATGGCAGGAGTACGCCACTCAGGCCAACGGTCGGCACGCAGGATGGAAAAAAGGCGGCGAACGTTTACGGTGCCCGTTGGCAGGGTTATTGGGATTGGCTAAAGACCAAAACGTTTTGACCTCTCAACTGACGGCACGGTGCCGATCCAGCCAGCCGCGCCACAGCACCCACAGGCTGATCCCGCTCATGCCAAGCCAGCCCATGATTTTCACTGCGGCGGCAATCCGGGTATCATAGGAGAGGATTCCCCAACTGAAAAAGATGTGATTCCAATCATGGCCGCCGCCGCCCACCAATGGCAGCAACAAGGCACGGGAATCCGCCATATAGCGAGCAATGCCAATAAAGTTTTCAAAAAACCACACGAGCGCGATCGCATAAGAAATCGGTTGTTGTTTCCGCCAGAAAGTAATCGCCAACACGATAGGGAAGCACAACTGGCCGAAGGTGCCGCCATAAGGTTCCAGCCGACTACTGAAAATCCCAATCACCGGATGCCCGGCTTCATGAAACACCAGGTTGGCGTGATCCAAAAGGGGCAAGCCTTCATCCCCGGCCCGCCAGAGCAGGTAAAATAGCGACAGGATACCCAGGCCGAAGAGAATCAGCCGTCCTTTGGTTACCGGATTCCATTCATTCAGTGACATCCGCCCCAACTAACCACATCTTTTCACTGGCCGCCAGTGCTTAAATTCAGCCTCACAGGCATAACCCCGTCTCCCGTGACCGGGCAACCCTGAAGGTGGTTGGGCAATACAGACACCGTAAACAGCGGCGTGCAGGAGCGGAACCATGGGCGGTCGGTGATACCACGTTGATGGCGGATATCCCGGTTCACGATCTGCCGCAACCCGTATTGGGTAGGCGGGGAACCGGCGTGATTATGGATAAATTGTTGCTGGTGGATGAATTGAGGTGGATGACTTCCC belongs to Verrucomicrobiota bacterium and includes:
- the carB gene encoding carbamoyl-phosphate synthase large subunit, which translates into the protein MPKRTDIHSILIVGSGPIIIGQACEFDYSGTQACKALREEGYRVILINSNPATIMTDPEFADRTYIEPITPECVEKIIVREKATMAAMGAQGKLVLLPTLGGQTALNTAMSLHRNGALERHGIEMIGANAHAIERGEDRQVFKDLMISIGLDVPVSGTAHTLDEARTVAERIGRFPVIIRPAYTLGGTGGGIAYNREEFEEITKRGLDLSPVTEILVEESLLGWKEFEMEVMRDKADNCVIICSIENFDPMGIHTGDSITVAPVQTLTDKEYQIMRDASFAVIRAVGVETGGSNIQFAVNPDNGRMTIIEMNPRVSRSSALASKATGFPIAKIAAKLAVGYLLDEIRNDITRETPASFEPTIDYVVTKVPRFAFEKFPQADPTLNTQMKSVGEAMAIGRTFKESLQKALRSLEIGRSGLGGDGKPWRIGTEVYGDRDILPRDVITRKLSVPNAERIFFLRHALRAGFTLEEIFELTKIDRWFLTQLKEIVDFEEVLAAEKQ
- a CDS encoding DUF3516 domain-containing protein; translated protein: MADKLYDLLPRDECPGNDLLLGRFLEYAEGRGLTLYPAQEAALLELFEEKNVILNTPTGSGKSLVAAALHFKAIAQGRRSVYTCPIKALVNEKWLALCREFGPENVGLSTGDASVNRDAPILCCTAEILANIALRQGEKAPFLDVVMDEFHYYADRERGGAWQIPLLTLPQSRFLLMSATLGDTAFFEEELTRLTGKTTVAIQSVDRPVPLEYSYAETPLAQTLEILVSNGRSPVYVVHFTQLEAAQSAQDFTSINVCTREEKNALAAALEGFKFTSPYGPDLKKWLRHGIGLHHAGLLPKYRVLVEQLAQKGLLKVICGTDTLGVGINVPIRTVLFSRLCKYDGQKTGILSARDFHQIGGRAGRKGFDDKGWVVVQAPEHVVENLKLEEKSARDGKKFVKRRPPEQNFVNWDKNTFRRLITAPPERLTSRFQVTHAMLLNMLSREGDGCRAMQRLIKCCHDAPKARAVHRQRAWQLFRSLVERRIIEFIPRTEAGAHLRVNVALQDDFSMDQTLSLYLLDTIPFLTTPSTANPDTAAVPPATNQAPGETTPVPSEPPAPSTDNFELDLLTLVESILEDPDVILRKQLNRVKDHKMAEMKQQGVEYDARMEELEKCEYPKPKREFIYATFNAFAAKHPWVGQENIRPKSIAREMFEQFRTFADYIKDYELQRAEGVLLRYLSSVHKVLAQTVPDAAKTDTLREMELYLYTMIRQVDSSLLDEWEKMRNPNYQPLAPQPEARPPGAEAAAADITRDTKAFTALIRNTVFTFLRGLAVGEYELALGQLTAPEPPGEPWTVARLATAMDQYFAEHQQLCLDPNARNARHTYVTPSEDKSAWHVQQMLVDPEGHNDWVAEFTVDLAQSRAAGAPVLRLIKLGSLG